In Phaseolus vulgaris cultivar G19833 chromosome 10, P. vulgaris v2.0, whole genome shotgun sequence, a single genomic region encodes these proteins:
- the LOC137819029 gene encoding probable serine/threonine-protein kinase PBL11 isoform X2 encodes MGCFTVLKYKKEKSNKIRYTKCVSHSKHVPTVLPEPQTHTRSLQSAPSSFRNRVKSIHPINKVTNYRTRALSAPSALDVARQDTLTIVEFKDQEESRYSVGSLKGQHLSKPQPLPLPSLQGGGELKATSNFKSGIASGSLHAPDAAEQDALASFEYEDQEESKHRVGLVKDHCSTNSQPLPLPSRQGGAAALKANVSFKSGMATAPIHACGPLPLPPTGLLRNLTFEEIAAACHNFSSDRCMSECLSSTIYSASFGDDASNAKKFEATVTRLHLSTQGLKEFINDVNTLASLQHPNLCKLLGFHARDGSEPRMLVYERLYYGSLDHQLFGRSDGPSIDWNSRMKVAICAAQGLTFLHEEGPFQAMYNEFSAANIQIDKDFSAKLSGYGCVGRIPEEEISSSSCAVGNLSVETLERGILTPKSYVWGFGIILLELLTGRKNVDSHHPKEERNLVKWSRPFLADDFRLSLIMDHQLKGRYPPKAARAVADIAQRCLQKEPSERPPMRTIVEHLKVVQDMKYSCWFPLQEPAKQMSRSPSLNGIKCLTPTLSFSPAAALVARPSVSSPRWCAVPTLHLPLGACSSTFSIDELGRPETRKSSSSLCRRASVEGY; translated from the exons ATGGGGTGTTTCACTGTCCTGAaatacaagaaggaaaagagCAATAAAATCCGATACACAAAATGTGTCAGCCATAGTAAACATGTTCCTACAGTACTACCTGAACCTCAAACTCATACTCGTTCCCTGCAATCTGCACCTTCTAGTTTTAGGAATAGAGTGAAATCCATTCATCCCATTAATAAAGTTACCAATTACAGAACGCGGGCATTATCTGCTCCATCAGCTCTTGATGTGGCCAGACAAGATACACTTACCATAGTCGAGTTCAAGGATCAAGAGGAATCAAGATACAGTGTGGGATCACTGAAGGGGCAGCATTTATCTAAACCACAACCTTTACCACTTCCATCACTCCAGGGTGGTGGTGAATTGAAAGCTACTAGCAACTTTAAGTCAGGAATAGCTAGTGGTTCTCTGCATGCTCCTGATGCAGCAGAACAGGATGCTTTGGCCTCATTTGAGTATGAGGATCAAGAAGAGTCAAAACACCGAGTTGGATTGGTGAAGGATCATTGTTCAACTAATTCACAACCTTTGCCTCTTCCATCTCGTCAGGGTGGTGCTGCTGCATTGAAGGCTAATGTCAGCTTTAAGTCGGGAATGGCTACTGCTCCTATACATGCTTGCGGACCTTTGCCTCTTCCACCTACTGGGTTGCTTAGAAACTTAACGTTTGAGGAGATTGCTGCTGCTTGTCACAACTTCTCTTCAGATCGATGCATGTCTGAATGTCTTTCTTCTACCATATATAGCGCTTCATTTGGTGATGATGCTTCAAATGCAAAGAAGTTTGAAGCCACTGTCACCCGCCTTCATTTGTCAACTCAG GGACTGAAGGAATTCATAAATGATGTTAATACCCTTGCATCGTTGCAACATCCAAACCTATGTAAATTGCTAGGATTTCATGCGCGTGATGGTTCTGAACCAAGAATGTTGGTTTATGAGAGGCTATACTATGGAAGCTTGGACCACCAGTTGTTTGGGAGATCTGATGGCCCTTCAATTGATTGGAACTCACGAATGAAAGTTGCCATATGTGCTGCACAAGGTCTTACTTTCTTGCATGAAGAAGGGCCTTTCCAG GCAATGTATAATGAATTTTCAGCAGCCAACATTCAGATTGACAAAGATTTCAGTGCAAAGCTTTCTGGGTATGGTTGTGTTGGACGAATTCCCGAGGAAGAGATTTCCAGCAGTTCATGT GCTGTAGGAAACCTGTCAGTGGAGACATTGGAAAGAGGAATTCTTACTCCAAAGAGCTATGTTTGGGGCTTTGGAATTATTCTTTTGGAGCTACTTACTGGCAGAAAGAATGTTGATAGTCATCACCCCAAGGAAGAGAGAAACTTGGTCAAGTGGAGCCGGCCTTTCCTGGCGGATGATTTTCGGCTGTCGCTGATTATGGATCATCAACTTAAAGGTCGGTATCCTCCCAAGGCAGCAAGAGCAGTAGCTGACATTGCACAAAGATGCCTCCAAAAGGAGCCGTCAGAAAGACCCCCCATGAGAACCATTGTTGAACATCTCAAAGTGGTTCAAGATATGAAGTACTCATGTTGGTTCCCACTGCAAGAACCAGCAAAACAAATGTCAAGATCGCCAAGTCTTAATGGTATCAAATGTCTCACACCTACATTGAGTTTCTCTCCCGCAGCAGCACTAGTAGCCAGACCATCAGTTTCATCTCCAAGATGG
- the LOC137819029 gene encoding probable serine/threonine-protein kinase PBL11 isoform X1, giving the protein MGCFTVLKYKKEKSNKIRYTKCVSHSKHVPTVLPEPQTHTRSLQSAPSSFRNRVKSIHPINKVTNYRTRALSAPSALDVARQDTLTIVEFKDQEESRYSVGSLKGQHLSKPQPLPLPSLQGGGELKATSNFKSGIASGSLHAPDAAEQDALASFEYEDQEESKHRVGLVKDHCSTNSQPLPLPSRQGGAAALKANVSFKSGMATAPIHACGPLPLPPTGLLRNLTFEEIAAACHNFSSDRCMSECLSSTIYSASFGDDASNAKKFEATVTRLHLSTQQGLKEFINDVNTLASLQHPNLCKLLGFHARDGSEPRMLVYERLYYGSLDHQLFGRSDGPSIDWNSRMKVAICAAQGLTFLHEEGPFQAMYNEFSAANIQIDKDFSAKLSGYGCVGRIPEEEISSSSCAVGNLSVETLERGILTPKSYVWGFGIILLELLTGRKNVDSHHPKEERNLVKWSRPFLADDFRLSLIMDHQLKGRYPPKAARAVADIAQRCLQKEPSERPPMRTIVEHLKVVQDMKYSCWFPLQEPAKQMSRSPSLNGIKCLTPTLSFSPAAALVARPSVSSPRWCAVPTLHLPLGACSSTFSIDELGRPETRKSSSSLCRRASVEGY; this is encoded by the exons ATGGGGTGTTTCACTGTCCTGAaatacaagaaggaaaagagCAATAAAATCCGATACACAAAATGTGTCAGCCATAGTAAACATGTTCCTACAGTACTACCTGAACCTCAAACTCATACTCGTTCCCTGCAATCTGCACCTTCTAGTTTTAGGAATAGAGTGAAATCCATTCATCCCATTAATAAAGTTACCAATTACAGAACGCGGGCATTATCTGCTCCATCAGCTCTTGATGTGGCCAGACAAGATACACTTACCATAGTCGAGTTCAAGGATCAAGAGGAATCAAGATACAGTGTGGGATCACTGAAGGGGCAGCATTTATCTAAACCACAACCTTTACCACTTCCATCACTCCAGGGTGGTGGTGAATTGAAAGCTACTAGCAACTTTAAGTCAGGAATAGCTAGTGGTTCTCTGCATGCTCCTGATGCAGCAGAACAGGATGCTTTGGCCTCATTTGAGTATGAGGATCAAGAAGAGTCAAAACACCGAGTTGGATTGGTGAAGGATCATTGTTCAACTAATTCACAACCTTTGCCTCTTCCATCTCGTCAGGGTGGTGCTGCTGCATTGAAGGCTAATGTCAGCTTTAAGTCGGGAATGGCTACTGCTCCTATACATGCTTGCGGACCTTTGCCTCTTCCACCTACTGGGTTGCTTAGAAACTTAACGTTTGAGGAGATTGCTGCTGCTTGTCACAACTTCTCTTCAGATCGATGCATGTCTGAATGTCTTTCTTCTACCATATATAGCGCTTCATTTGGTGATGATGCTTCAAATGCAAAGAAGTTTGAAGCCACTGTCACCCGCCTTCATTTGTCAACTCAG CAGGGACTGAAGGAATTCATAAATGATGTTAATACCCTTGCATCGTTGCAACATCCAAACCTATGTAAATTGCTAGGATTTCATGCGCGTGATGGTTCTGAACCAAGAATGTTGGTTTATGAGAGGCTATACTATGGAAGCTTGGACCACCAGTTGTTTGGGAGATCTGATGGCCCTTCAATTGATTGGAACTCACGAATGAAAGTTGCCATATGTGCTGCACAAGGTCTTACTTTCTTGCATGAAGAAGGGCCTTTCCAG GCAATGTATAATGAATTTTCAGCAGCCAACATTCAGATTGACAAAGATTTCAGTGCAAAGCTTTCTGGGTATGGTTGTGTTGGACGAATTCCCGAGGAAGAGATTTCCAGCAGTTCATGT GCTGTAGGAAACCTGTCAGTGGAGACATTGGAAAGAGGAATTCTTACTCCAAAGAGCTATGTTTGGGGCTTTGGAATTATTCTTTTGGAGCTACTTACTGGCAGAAAGAATGTTGATAGTCATCACCCCAAGGAAGAGAGAAACTTGGTCAAGTGGAGCCGGCCTTTCCTGGCGGATGATTTTCGGCTGTCGCTGATTATGGATCATCAACTTAAAGGTCGGTATCCTCCCAAGGCAGCAAGAGCAGTAGCTGACATTGCACAAAGATGCCTCCAAAAGGAGCCGTCAGAAAGACCCCCCATGAGAACCATTGTTGAACATCTCAAAGTGGTTCAAGATATGAAGTACTCATGTTGGTTCCCACTGCAAGAACCAGCAAAACAAATGTCAAGATCGCCAAGTCTTAATGGTATCAAATGTCTCACACCTACATTGAGTTTCTCTCCCGCAGCAGCACTAGTAGCCAGACCATCAGTTTCATCTCCAAGATGG